AGACGGCGATATAGGCGAGCAGCCGCTCCGTCGGCAGGCCGCTTTCGATGATGTGTGCCGGCGCCAGGGCCTGGATCACGCCGTCGCGTGCCCGGAAAGCGTATTTGGGGCGGCGCGTCACGATGACCCGGAACTTCGGCGGCACGACATCCAGCCGTTCTGAGCGGTCTTCCCCGATCAGAACCTTCTCCAGCCCCGCGCACTCGGCGGGGACGTCCGGTTCGATCACCTCCTCGATGCGTTCGAGATGAGCGGCAAAGCCCTTGCGCGGACGCGGGGCGCGTTTCGGCTTGTCACCGGAAGCGCGATCAAGTTCGCTCTGGATCGCCGAAAGGCCGGTCTCGATCTCCTCGAAGGCAAAGGACACTTGCTCGTCGTTGACGGCCAGGCGCAGCCGCTCGGAACGCGTGCCATGTTGGGTGCGCTGCAGAACCTTCAGGATCGATGTGAGGTTGGCAATCCGCTCGTTGGCGCTTTTCTCGACCGCTTCCAGTCGGGTGATCTCGGCTTGTGCCGCGACAAGCCGAGCCTCGTTCGCAGCCCGTTCCTCGGCCATCGCTGATATCATCGCTTTCAGCGCATCGACGTCGTCCGGCAGGTCGGGAATGGGCAAAACCATGGGAGGCAATAGAGCACAAAAGCAGCCGTTTTCCCAACCATTACAGCGACATGATTCATCTTGCCGCAGGCCGATATCAGCCCGTCAGCAGCGGTCGCCGAACCTTGGCCGGACGGATCTTCTTCCAATCCATTCCAGCCAGCAGCGCCATTAGTTGCGAATGGTCGAGACGCACCCGCGCCGCCGATATGCCCGGCCAGCAGAAGCTGTTCTCTTCCAGGGTTTTCGAATAGAGACAGACCCCGCTGCCGTCCCACCAGACGATCCGGACACGGTCCGCCCGTTTCGATCTGAACACGTAAAGCGCGCCATTGAACGGGTCGAGGCCGCCTTCCCGCACCAGCGCCATCAAGGATGCGGCCCCCTTGCGGAAGTCGACCGGCTGGCACGACACGTAAACCACAACGCCGGAAGCGATCATGCCTTGCGCACCGCGCCGATAATTCCCGCCAACTGATCCGGATCAATATCCCCGCGCACCCGAACAACGACATCACCCAGAACGATCTCTACGGTCGCGCTGCCGCCCGTCTCAAAGCG
This DNA window, taken from Shinella zoogloeoides, encodes the following:
- the tnpB gene encoding IS66 family insertion sequence element accessory protein TnpB (TnpB, as the term is used for proteins encoded by IS66 family insertion elements, is considered an accessory protein, since TnpC, encoded by a neighboring gene, is a DDE family transposase.) codes for the protein MIASGVVVYVSCQPVDFRKGAASLMALVREGGLDPFNGALYVFRSKRADRVRIVWWDGSGVCLYSKTLEENSFCWPGISAARVRLDHSQLMALLAGMDWKKIRPAKVRRPLLTG